A single Paenibacillus kribbensis DNA region contains:
- a CDS encoding response regulator — MYNVLIIDDEEPLREAIRIVGDWDHLGIEHIYEATNGRLGLEMLSQHNIDVVMVDMKMPELNGIEFLRAIEKAYPHLLTIVISGYNDFEYTRQAIQSRVVDYLLKPIHRQDLNQALRKAVDILASRKQSENEFISQNITLNMSLPKLKEKLYLSILDGSFKRQANTTLLPLIGADQPGNRFGVSVLRLLNRDEVRRTRFHGDTELMDFAVTNVLAQTSDERLSCFSFPHPRREREIISVCTLAPGQEEHMALLLAQVTQKAVTNLHGLFGMVVSAGVGQPCADVVELASAYADAKALIHSTDVLKLEGASVLHTAPRQMIKSEEVQWTDRLLLIQKDAQTGQANRAKVLLNDLLKQLASGSVFRLQDADRLIREFHFLLREAAVELGASVSVSSQKGAFGEAERVAEGELSADFTSFADYGQRLTRMLELYIAGAQHAQAGNQPFDISDIKKHIDRYYFEDIKISFFAETYFLSREYLMKLFKQQFGYGIHEYVQKVRMDKAKELLSDSSLKIQEISDMLGYKDKNYFSKAFRNYYQVSPSEYRVSLQ, encoded by the coding sequence ATGTATAACGTACTGATCATTGACGATGAGGAGCCATTGCGCGAGGCCATTCGTATTGTCGGGGATTGGGATCATCTCGGCATCGAGCATATCTATGAGGCAACGAACGGAAGGCTTGGGCTGGAGATGCTGAGTCAGCATAACATAGATGTGGTCATGGTGGATATGAAAATGCCGGAGCTGAACGGTATCGAGTTTCTTCGTGCTATCGAAAAGGCGTATCCCCATCTGCTGACGATTGTCATTAGCGGCTACAACGATTTCGAATATACACGACAGGCGATACAGTCCCGGGTCGTGGACTATTTACTGAAGCCGATCCACCGACAGGATCTGAACCAGGCGCTGCGCAAGGCCGTGGACATCCTGGCAAGCCGCAAGCAAAGCGAAAACGAGTTCATCAGCCAGAACATTACGCTGAATATGTCGCTGCCCAAGCTGAAGGAGAAGCTGTATTTGTCCATTTTGGATGGCAGCTTCAAAAGACAGGCGAATACGACGCTGCTCCCCTTGATCGGAGCAGATCAACCGGGGAATCGCTTTGGAGTGAGCGTGCTGCGGTTGCTGAACAGGGATGAGGTTCGCAGGACACGTTTTCATGGCGATACCGAACTGATGGACTTTGCCGTAACGAATGTGCTGGCTCAGACATCGGACGAGCGATTGAGCTGCTTTAGCTTCCCTCACCCAAGGCGGGAGCGTGAAATCATCTCCGTCTGTACCCTGGCTCCGGGACAGGAAGAGCATATGGCTCTTCTGCTGGCACAGGTGACACAGAAGGCGGTGACGAACCTGCATGGGCTGTTCGGCATGGTGGTGTCCGCCGGGGTAGGCCAGCCTTGCGCAGATGTAGTGGAGCTGGCGTCTGCTTACGCGGATGCGAAGGCGCTTATTCACAGCACAGATGTGTTGAAGCTGGAAGGAGCATCCGTCCTTCATACGGCGCCGCGGCAGATGATAAAGTCAGAGGAAGTGCAGTGGACGGATCGGCTGCTGCTGATCCAAAAGGACGCTCAGACAGGCCAGGCGAACCGGGCAAAGGTACTGTTAAACGATCTGCTGAAGCAATTGGCATCCGGCTCTGTGTTCCGCTTGCAGGACGCGGATCGGCTGATCAGGGAGTTTCATTTTTTGCTGAGAGAAGCAGCGGTTGAATTAGGCGCATCTGTGTCAGTGTCTAGTCAAAAGGGCGCTTTTGGGGAAGCGGAACGGGTGGCTGAAGGCGAGCTGTCTGCTGATTTTACAAGCTTTGCCGACTACGGACAGAGGCTGACCCGGATGCTGGAGCTTTATATTGCCGGGGCTCAGCATGCCCAGGCGGGGAATCAGCCCTTTGATATATCGGATATCAAAAAGCATATCGACCGTTACTATTTTGAAGATATCAAAATTTCATTTTTTGCCGAGACTTATTTCTTGAGCCGGGAGTATCTGATGAAGCTGTTCAAGCAGCAGTTTGGTTATGGCATTCACGAATATGTACAGAAGGTTCGCATGGACAAGGCGAAGGAGCTGCTGAGCGATTCCAGTCTGAAAATTCAGGAAATTTCCGATATGCTGGGCTACAAGGATAAAAACTACTTCAGCAAGGCTTTTCGCAATTATTATCAGGTTTCACCGTCCGAGTATCGCGTGAGCCTGCAATAA
- a CDS encoding ABC transporter substrate-binding protein, with protein sequence MLKKMMALSGSLLLTVGLLSGCGSSGDSDAAKEKAGGNEELKPVTINMFTASPEYTDAFNAYIEEYKKVKPNVKINLEIMQADYNTILKSKIASGSTPDVFQTTAGGDIDTYADYSADLTNEPLAAAMTDAVRANMSSSDGKVLGLPVKGNLFALIYNKDLLAKAGVTSPPKTIAEMQDAVTKLEAKGITPFANAYKEWWVWKHIFQHYVDAAAQDAGVEPKQLVTDFIAGKAKIKDYPVLYNNFFSFIDLTVKHGTDKPLERDSNAEVSDFASGKAAFMTGKGAWDEEAIKKINPDLKIGIMGYPVSDKAEQSVIITGADQALRINKDSEVAKETIEFFNWLYTSEYGKNWFSQVAKVIPPIKDAPLPDLEMPKEMESILKTSKSGDLSVNYSLDTFHQKFGELMQAYISGNMNKDQAVAEIEKAWVQLGSSQ encoded by the coding sequence ATGTTAAAGAAGATGATGGCGTTGTCCGGCAGTTTGCTATTGACGGTCGGTTTGTTGAGCGGGTGCGGAAGCAGCGGTGACTCAGACGCGGCGAAAGAGAAGGCTGGCGGCAACGAAGAATTGAAACCGGTTACAATCAATATGTTCACAGCCTCACCGGAGTATACGGATGCTTTTAACGCGTATATTGAGGAGTATAAGAAGGTCAAACCTAACGTAAAGATCAATCTGGAAATCATGCAGGCAGACTATAACACGATTCTCAAGTCGAAAATTGCCTCAGGCAGTACACCGGATGTATTCCAAACGACGGCAGGAGGCGATATTGATACGTATGCTGATTATAGCGCCGATCTGACCAATGAACCGCTGGCGGCAGCCATGACGGATGCTGTTCGGGCGAATATGAGCTCCAGCGACGGTAAAGTGCTGGGATTGCCCGTGAAGGGAAACTTGTTTGCGCTGATTTACAACAAGGATTTGCTTGCCAAGGCCGGAGTAACCTCCCCGCCCAAGACGATTGCGGAGATGCAGGATGCAGTCACCAAGCTTGAGGCAAAAGGCATTACTCCATTTGCCAACGCATATAAAGAGTGGTGGGTATGGAAGCACATCTTCCAGCACTATGTAGATGCCGCCGCGCAGGACGCAGGTGTGGAGCCGAAGCAGCTCGTTACTGATTTTATCGCAGGCAAAGCCAAAATCAAGGACTACCCGGTGCTGTACAACAACTTCTTCAGCTTCATTGATTTGACGGTGAAGCATGGCACAGATAAGCCGCTGGAACGGGACAGCAATGCGGAAGTGAGTGATTTTGCATCTGGCAAAGCTGCGTTTATGACAGGTAAAGGCGCGTGGGATGAGGAAGCAATCAAGAAGATTAATCCTGATCTCAAGATTGGCATCATGGGATATCCGGTAAGTGACAAAGCCGAGCAATCGGTCATCATTACCGGGGCGGATCAGGCGCTGCGTATTAACAAGGATTCCGAGGTAGCCAAGGAAACGATTGAATTTTTCAACTGGCTATACACCTCAGAATACGGTAAGAACTGGTTCTCCCAAGTAGCGAAAGTGATTCCTCCAATTAAGGATGCGCCGCTTCCTGATCTGGAGATGCCTAAGGAAATGGAAAGTATTTTGAAAACATCGAAGTCTGGTGATCTGTCTGTCAACTACTCGCTGGATACGTTCCACCAAAAGTTTGGCGAGCTGATGCAGGCTTATATCAGCGGCAACATGAACAAGGATCAGGCGGTTGCAGAGATTGAAAAGGCCTGGGTACAATTAGGCTCGTCACAATAA